From a single Desulfuribacillus stibiiarsenatis genomic region:
- the hypF gene encoding carbamoyltransferase HypF, which yields MAERASAEVGSNDSIIRKALLVKGIVQGVGFRPFVYRVARDCNLSGFVRNTSKGVEIEVQGPVISVEEFIVRLQKELPPLALIEQIEVADQPINVNANHSFEITTSYTDIKGDVRIPADIKICEDCKQDILDSSSRFAFYPLTNCTNCGPRFTVIRDVPYDRAMTTMEPFAMCKDCQGEYNDPMDRRFHAQPTACPACGPALRLMDSSGNILHEGSDSLRLRVMFKQAAELIRSGNIIAIKGIGGFHLACDANLEHAVQKLRARKNRPRKPFALIARNIDNIVERCRVTAIEQELLTSPQAPIVILNKKEIADFEATAPDLTTIGVMLPYTPLHVLLFEIGNLDWLLMTSANPKNQPITKDNQEALEQLSGIADFFLIHDRDIEQRTDDSLVRVIENRPVFYRRSRGYAPEEIKVPLAIPEQEVILAVGGEMKNSFAYMKGNHIRMSQYIGEIDSWEGRQSFLHSMGHFERLFNYEPTIVAYDQHPTYQVSEIAKLLQYREKVEIQHHHAHMASCMAEHGITDQVLGVILDGTGYGDDETLWGTEFLYGDYASYERLAYGIPLPVVGGEKAIKEPWRMAIGAIHAIHPTSGFDEALAIWPEREKEIRVLWQMLEKGIQVVKSSGAGRLFDTVAALLKGCEISSYEGEAAIWLSNVAETYRCKGELSLYPVVTVKDVDGKQSIDWRPMLGQILAEIRSDCNPARIAYKFHRTLGDAIVNQAMTIFDKKQPLSKRVVLSGGTWHNELLLLQVVDGLRNQGVSVYYHEKVPTNDGGIALGQALIAAARYSMKDKRGIISCV from the coding sequence ATAGTAAGGCTTCAAAAGGAATTACCGCCGTTAGCTCTGATTGAGCAAATCGAAGTAGCAGATCAACCAATAAACGTAAACGCAAATCATAGCTTTGAAATTACTACTAGTTATACCGATATCAAAGGTGATGTGCGCATCCCAGCAGATATAAAGATTTGTGAGGATTGCAAGCAAGACATTCTAGATTCAAGTAGCCGATTTGCTTTTTATCCTTTAACAAATTGCACAAACTGCGGGCCAAGATTTACAGTAATTCGCGATGTGCCCTATGATCGTGCGATGACAACCATGGAACCGTTTGCTATGTGTAAGGATTGCCAAGGAGAATACAATGATCCTATGGACCGCAGATTTCATGCACAGCCGACTGCCTGCCCAGCGTGCGGGCCAGCGCTTCGATTGATGGATTCATCTGGTAACATCTTACATGAGGGTAGCGATTCCTTGAGGCTCCGCGTGATGTTTAAGCAAGCAGCGGAACTGATTCGTTCGGGCAATATTATAGCTATAAAAGGTATTGGAGGTTTTCATCTTGCTTGTGATGCAAATCTTGAACACGCCGTACAGAAGTTAAGAGCAAGAAAGAACAGGCCTCGTAAACCCTTTGCACTGATAGCTAGAAATATTGATAACATCGTAGAACGTTGCAGGGTTACCGCAATAGAACAGGAACTATTAACAAGTCCTCAAGCGCCAATAGTTATCTTGAACAAAAAGGAAATTGCAGACTTTGAGGCGACAGCCCCGGACCTTACGACCATTGGAGTGATGCTACCGTATACGCCATTACATGTCTTGCTATTTGAAATCGGTAATTTGGATTGGCTTTTAATGACCAGCGCGAATCCAAAGAATCAACCTATAACGAAAGATAATCAGGAAGCTCTAGAACAACTATCTGGTATTGCTGACTTTTTTTTAATACATGATCGTGACATCGAACAGCGTACGGATGATTCGTTAGTACGGGTAATAGAGAACAGACCAGTTTTTTATCGCAGATCCAGAGGGTATGCACCTGAGGAAATAAAAGTTCCGCTGGCAATTCCCGAGCAAGAAGTAATTCTTGCTGTTGGCGGTGAGATGAAGAACAGTTTTGCCTATATGAAAGGCAACCACATACGCATGAGTCAATATATTGGCGAGATTGATTCATGGGAAGGAAGGCAGAGCTTTCTACATAGTATGGGGCATTTTGAGCGGCTGTTTAATTATGAGCCAACAATCGTTGCGTATGACCAACACCCCACCTATCAAGTTTCAGAAATTGCTAAGCTCCTGCAATATCGAGAAAAAGTCGAGATTCAACATCATCACGCGCATATGGCTAGCTGCATGGCGGAGCATGGTATAACGGATCAAGTGCTTGGCGTTATCCTTGATGGGACAGGATATGGTGATGATGAAACGCTGTGGGGGACAGAATTCCTTTATGGCGACTATGCTTCCTATGAACGATTGGCATATGGGATTCCATTACCTGTGGTTGGTGGAGAAAAAGCTATTAAAGAGCCTTGGCGAATGGCGATTGGTGCTATCCATGCTATCCATCCTACATCGGGGTTTGATGAAGCGCTTGCTATCTGGCCGGAACGGGAGAAGGAAATACGGGTGTTATGGCAGATGCTTGAGAAAGGGATTCAAGTAGTCAAAAGCTCTGGCGCAGGCAGATTATTCGATACTGTTGCTGCTTTATTAAAGGGATGCGAGATTAGCAGCTACGAGGGAGAAGCGGCGATATGGCTGTCGAATGTAGCAGAGACTTATAGGTGTAAAGGTGAGCTATCTTTATATCCAGTGGTAACGGTAAAGGATGTAGATGGCAAACAGAGTATTGATTGGCGACCAATGCTTGGACAAATTTTAGCAGAAATACGAAGTGATTGTAATCCCGCGCGCATTGCATACAAATTTCATCGCACGCTTGGTGATGCAATAGTTAACCAGGCGATGACGATTTTCGATAAAAAGCAGCCATTAAGTAAGCGGGTAGTCCTTAGCGGTGGAACATGGCATAATGAATTATTACTACTACAGGTAGTAGATGGTTTGCGCAATCAAGGAGTATCCGTGTATTACCACGAAAAGGTTCCAACCAACGATGGTGGGATAGCATTAGGGCAAGCGCTCATAGCAGCAGCCCGTTATAGTATGAAAGATAAAAGGGGGATAATATCATGTGTTTAG
- a CDS encoding HypC/HybG/HupF family hydrogenase formation chaperone, protein MCLAIPAKVISIDGYLAEVECFGNTRKVGLTLRPDVKLGDYVMVHAGFVIEIVDEQYAMESQELWKEMIKHEQEQGN, encoded by the coding sequence ATGTGTTTAGCAATACCGGCAAAGGTTATATCGATTGATGGATATTTAGCAGAAGTTGAGTGCTTTGGCAATACGAGAAAGGTAGGTCTTACTCTCCGTCCAGATGTGAAATTAGGGGATTATGTGATGGTCCATGCAGGCTTTGTTATTGAAATTGTAGATGAACAATACGCAATGGAAAGCCAAGAACTATGGAAAGAGATGATTAAGCATGAGCAAGAACAAGGCAACTAA